In Cyclobacteriaceae bacterium, the DNA window GCCCGTGTTGATGGAATCATTGCTTCATATGCCAAGGAGACATTAAACTTCGATCATTTCCTTAAGGTAAAAGAGAAAGGAATACCTCTGATTTTATTTGATCGGTCAAATGATGAACTGGAAGTAAGTCACATTGTAATTGATGACTATCTCGGAGCTTACAAGGCAACAGAACATCTTATTCAGCAAGGATATCGTCGCATTGCACACTTTTCAAATACCCGGAATATCTCCATTTATAAAGAGCGTCTTCGTGGCTATCGCGAAGCGTTAATTGCAAATGGCATTCCTTACGATGAAACTTTGATCACTTACACCAATCTTCAATTGGAAGATGGTCGCAATAGTATGGTCCAGCTTCTTAAATTAAAAGAACCACCGGATGCCGTATTCTCTTCAAGCGCCTTTGGTATTCTGGGTGCGATGCAGTTGTTGAAAGAAAGAGGTATTAAAATACCTGAGCAAGTTGGACTTGTAGGATTTAGTAACGAGCCCTTCACCTCTTTTACAGAACCATCTCTCACCACCGTTGAGCAGCACAGCATGAGAATGGGGAATGCGGCAGCCGAAATCTTTTTACAGGAGATCTCTGATGAAACAAAAAAATTCATTCCTCAGAAGATTGTTTTAAAACCTGAATTGATTGTTCGTCAATCGTCACTTCGCAAAAAGATCTAATCGCTTATTCAGCACTGTTTATTATTATGTTGAAAGAACTTAATCGCACAACGATCTCCGACTCTTCAGTGCGTCCGGTAAAAATCCTTCAGTTCGGAGAAGGTAATTTTCTTCGTGCTTTCGTTGATTGGATGATCGACATTCTCAATGAAAAGACAAGTTTCAACGGGTCTGTTCAGATCATTCAACCAATTGCTCAAGGCATGGGTGACATGATCAATTCTCAGGATGGTTTATATCACGTAGTACTCAATGGTATCAAAAACGGAAAGGAATCTCAAAACACACGACTCATTACCTGTGTTAAAGGTGCAATCAATCCCTTTACAGATCATGGTGCATTTCTGAAAACAGCTGAAAATCCGGATTTAAGATTCATTGTTTCTAACACCACTGAAGCAGGGATAAATTTTGATCAAAAGGATACTGATTCAAAAACACTTGCTCAGACATTTCCAGGAAAGCTTACGCAACTTCTCTTCCATCGCTTTCAATATTACAATGGATCTCCCGACAAAGGACTCATCATTATCCCTTGCGAATTGATTGAAAAGAATGGGGAGAATCTTAAAATTGCCATCATTCAATACGTCCATCACTGGAATCTTTCATCCGATTTTAAGAGCTGGATAGAAGATCATAACATTTTTTGCAATACGCTGGTAGATCGGATTGTACCTGGTTTTCCAAAAGACTCCATTGGTGAGATTCAACAATCCACCGGGTACAAAGATCAGTTAGTGGTAATGGCTGAACCCTTTCATTTATGGGTAATCGAAGGTGATGCTATCGTTCAGAAAGCTTTACCCATGCACGAGGCTGAGCTAGATGTCAAATTTGTAAAAGATCTTACACCCTATCGTACCAGAAAAGTAAGGATA includes these proteins:
- a CDS encoding LacI family DNA-binding transcriptional regulator — protein: MNVKGRITIHDIARKLNITASTVSRALKDHPRISAETKRTVLKTAKKLNYQPNNIAAALRNGRSNILGIIVPTVDRNFFSSVVRGIEEIANGSNYNVMICQTYDDSKKEIATVEALLNARVDGIIASYAKETLNFDHFLKVKEKGIPLILFDRSNDELEVSHIVIDDYLGAYKATEHLIQQGYRRIAHFSNTRNISIYKERLRGYREALIANGIPYDETLITYTNLQLEDGRNSMVQLLKLKEPPDAVFSSSAFGILGAMQLLKERGIKIPEQVGLVGFSNEPFTSFTEPSLTTVEQHSMRMGNAAAEIFLQEISDETKKFIPQKIVLKPELIVRQSSLRKKI
- a CDS encoding tagaturonate reductase, translated to MKELNRTTISDSSVRPVKILQFGEGNFLRAFVDWMIDILNEKTSFNGSVQIIQPIAQGMGDMINSQDGLYHVVLNGIKNGKESQNTRLITCVKGAINPFTDHGAFLKTAENPDLRFIVSNTTEAGINFDQKDTDSKTLAQTFPGKLTQLLFHRFQYYNGSPDKGLIIIPCELIEKNGENLKIAIIQYVHHWNLSSDFKSWIEDHNIFCNTLVDRIVPGFPKDSIGEIQQSTGYKDQLVVMAEPFHLWVIEGDAIVQKALPMHEAELDVKFVKDLTPYRTRKVRILNGAHTTLVPVAYLKGLRTVRESIEDPSTGNYLRKTIFEEIIPTLDLSQEELTQFSNDVIERFQNPFIRHELISISLNSISKYKVRVLPSVLKYIEIRNQLPARLLFSLAALIRFYKGNWNGEEIPLNDTPEVLQFFKDAWQSGSTDKIATLTLSNVSFWGQDLTQIKGLLQIVVLYLNQIESEKSLPLEGLTGNR